A single window of Hymenobacter sp. APR13 DNA harbors:
- the nagB gene encoding glucosamine-6-phosphate deaminase gives MSAARPTAPRVPVRIFPDSEQASVQVARELAAFIRQRAQEGRPAVLGLATGSSPTRVYEELVRLHREEGLSFQNVVSFNLDEYFPMAPDSLQSYVRFMREYLFDHIDIKPENVHIPDGTVPADQVAEFCRRYEEQIREAGGIDWQLLGIGRTGHIGFNEPGSGAASRTRLITLDHITRTDAASDFYGEENVPRRAITMGVGTILEARHIVLLAWGEGKAAVIKRMVEGEPTDTVPATYLQHHPAVQAVLDEAAAAELSSRKTPWLAGQPCNWHEAAQVRKAVTWLARLVEKPILKLTDEDYNENGLSDLLAAAEGQAYSLNIRVFNELQHTITGWPGGKPNADDTHRPERAAPFPKRVLIFSPHPDDDVISMGGTLLRLVDQGHEVHVAYQTSGNIAVFDDEAIRFADFVADYDEAFRFDDQPAETLYQRVADFLKNKQPGQVDSDEVQQIKGLIRRGEAKSALRYAGLDPETRAHFQDLPFYETGRVRKKPLGEEDIQLTINLLNRLQPHQIYAAGDLSDPHGTHRVCLAAIFEAVRRLKAAGTPWLQDCWVWLYRGAWQEWDVAQIEMAVPLSPQELTRKRRAIFKHQSQKDRPLFPGADQREFWQRAEERNRTTARLYDQLGLPEYEGIEAFVRWHF, from the coding sequence ATGTCTGCTGCCCGCCCCACCGCCCCGCGCGTGCCCGTCCGCATCTTCCCCGATTCTGAGCAGGCCTCCGTGCAGGTGGCCCGCGAGCTGGCTGCCTTCATCCGGCAGCGTGCCCAGGAGGGCCGCCCGGCCGTGCTGGGCCTGGCCACGGGCTCGTCGCCGACGCGGGTATATGAGGAGTTGGTGCGGCTGCACCGTGAAGAGGGGTTGAGCTTTCAGAATGTCGTCAGCTTCAACCTCGACGAGTATTTCCCGATGGCGCCCGACTCGCTGCAGAGCTACGTGCGCTTCATGCGCGAGTACCTGTTCGACCACATCGACATCAAGCCCGAAAACGTGCACATTCCCGACGGCACCGTGCCCGCCGACCAGGTAGCTGAGTTCTGCCGCCGCTACGAAGAGCAGATTCGCGAGGCCGGCGGCATCGACTGGCAGCTGCTGGGCATCGGGCGCACCGGCCATATCGGCTTCAACGAGCCCGGCTCCGGCGCCGCCTCCCGCACCCGCCTCATCACCCTCGACCACATCACCCGCACCGACGCCGCCTCCGACTTTTATGGCGAGGAAAACGTACCGCGCCGCGCCATTACCATGGGCGTGGGCACCATTCTGGAAGCCCGCCACATTGTGCTGCTGGCCTGGGGGGAAGGCAAAGCCGCCGTCATCAAGCGCATGGTGGAAGGCGAGCCCACCGATACCGTGCCGGCCACCTACCTGCAGCACCATCCCGCCGTACAGGCCGTGCTCGATGAGGCCGCCGCCGCCGAGCTCAGCTCCCGCAAAACGCCCTGGCTGGCCGGCCAGCCCTGCAACTGGCACGAAGCCGCTCAGGTGCGCAAGGCCGTGACCTGGCTGGCCCGGCTGGTGGAAAAGCCCATCCTCAAGCTCACCGACGAAGACTACAACGAAAACGGCCTCTCTGACCTGCTGGCCGCTGCCGAAGGGCAGGCCTACAGCCTCAACATTCGGGTGTTCAACGAGCTGCAGCACACCATCACGGGCTGGCCCGGCGGCAAGCCCAACGCCGACGACACCCACCGCCCCGAGCGGGCCGCGCCCTTCCCCAAGCGCGTCCTCATCTTCTCGCCTCACCCCGACGACGACGTAATCAGCATGGGCGGCACGCTGTTGCGGCTGGTCGACCAGGGCCACGAGGTGCACGTGGCCTACCAGACCTCCGGCAACATTGCCGTGTTCGATGACGAGGCCATCCGCTTCGCCGATTTCGTGGCTGACTACGACGAGGCGTTCCGCTTCGATGACCAGCCGGCCGAAACGCTCTACCAGCGCGTAGCCGACTTCCTGAAGAACAAGCAGCCCGGCCAAGTCGATTCCGACGAGGTGCAGCAGATCAAGGGCCTGATCCGGCGCGGCGAAGCCAAAAGCGCCCTGCGCTACGCCGGCCTCGACCCCGAAACCCGTGCCCACTTCCAGGATCTGCCATTCTACGAAACTGGCCGGGTGCGCAAAAAGCCGCTCGGCGAAGAAGACATCCAACTCACCATCAACCTGCTCAACCGCCTGCAGCCCCACCAAATCTACGCCGCCGGCGACCTGAGCGACCCGCACGGCACGCACCGCGTGTGTCTGGCGGCCATCTTCGAGGCGGTGCGGCGGCTGAAAGCGGCCGGCACGCCGTGGCTGCAGGACTGCTGGGTGTGGCTCTACCGCGGCGCCTGGCAGGAGTGGGACGTGGCCCAGATTGAAATGGCCGTGCCGCTAAGCCCGCAGGAGCTCACGCGCAAGCGCCGCGCCATCTTCAAGCACCAGAGCCAGAAAGATCGGCCGCTGTTTCCGGGCGCCGACCAGCGCGAGTTTTGGCAGCGCGCCGAGGAGCGCAACCGCACCACCGCCCGCCTCTACGACCAGCTCGGCCTGCCCGAGTATGAAGGCATCGAAGCCTTCGTGCGGTGGCATTTCTAA
- a CDS encoding SusC/RagA family TonB-linked outer membrane protein: MNRLYLLAPVLSVAAALPAHAQQNLRTVTGIVTDASNTPLPGVTVLVKGTTNGASTGTDGRYSLQAAPGSTLSFSFIGYTSQERTVGPDGAVDISLKENTTALNDVIVTAFGIKQERRQVNYGAQEVTSKDIIDSRQPNIVNALQGKVAGVQVTSSGGGAGEGASIVIRGGNSLDGDNQPLFVIDGIIMDNTSFVESTAPGGGSAFNGLLGRSVSSQNRAADINPEDVETMTVLKGPAAAALYGLRAANGAVIITTKKGKSGVVTVDYRTQVSVDEVNRLPKLQGVYKQGANGIFDPNTRSSWGPQFAPGETVYDNLGDFYKTAYNFQNYLTVTGGTEKGSFLLSASHLDQTGVARNSEFDKSTVRLSGTLQVSPKIRAQGSAQYLNSGGRRPLQGPGLFGGSGGYMVSLLTWPRNDDARNYLNPDGTRRRLIGGIGSSDADNPYFTVERNPITDRTNRVIGNAQVTYEPVKWITINYNLGTDYYTERVRSIRAIGTSQPNNQDGGISETTTQNRLLNSNLTAVLSHSFNENISGSLLLGNSVEQGLRETTDIIGLVFRSPNFNSINNTVNRGALTTNSLRRLVGNFARVNLDLFKQVTMEVSARYDMSSTLPRPSKGKNYGQGFLYGSATLGYEFSRTLGLDNSSVLNYGKLRLAVAEVGKDTGPYRVESPLAQSTYIGGGFRQGFFGSNTQLRPERTRSYEAGLDFQFLKGRLGLDAGVYYSETRDQLIAPRVSQASGYILQYINGGTVTNKGVEIALNGRPVQTASGFTWDVLANFFHNENRAKKLPSFLTEVNQSDSWVIDVARGSAFPNRPITSIGVQDYARVTDPNSPYFGQVIISPTTGYPSVVAGTFVYAGDRAPQFTTQLTNTLAYKGLSLTFMLDFRKGGDVVNGNEWIAVRSGLSNKTLDRNQTAVIEGVVRAADGSYSPNTRPVELTQGYFINQVGGTGWAFVEDGSWTRLRYATLAYRLPATLLGKSFVKGVELSVTGRNLLLFTNYSGADPETAAAGAGVRGGGSGGFDYGSTPATRGVDMALRVNF, translated from the coding sequence ATGAACAGACTCTACTTGCTAGCGCCGGTACTGAGTGTGGCGGCAGCCCTGCCGGCCCACGCCCAGCAGAACCTGCGCACGGTCACGGGCATCGTGACGGACGCCAGCAACACGCCCCTGCCCGGCGTAACGGTGCTTGTGAAAGGCACCACCAACGGCGCCAGCACCGGCACCGACGGCCGCTACTCGCTGCAGGCGGCACCCGGCAGCACCCTCAGCTTCAGCTTCATCGGCTACACCAGCCAGGAGCGCACCGTCGGGCCCGACGGCGCCGTGGATATCAGCCTGAAGGAGAATACCACGGCCCTGAACGACGTCATCGTGACGGCCTTTGGTATCAAGCAGGAGCGCCGCCAGGTGAACTACGGCGCCCAGGAAGTAACCAGCAAGGACATCATCGACTCGCGCCAGCCCAACATCGTGAATGCCCTGCAGGGCAAGGTGGCGGGCGTGCAGGTGACCAGCTCGGGCGGCGGGGCCGGCGAAGGCGCCTCCATCGTTATCCGGGGCGGCAACTCGCTGGACGGCGACAACCAGCCGCTGTTCGTGATTGACGGCATCATCATGGACAACACCTCGTTTGTGGAGTCGACGGCGCCGGGCGGCGGGTCGGCGTTCAACGGGCTGCTGGGCCGCTCGGTGTCGTCGCAGAACCGCGCCGCCGACATCAACCCCGAGGACGTGGAAACCATGACCGTGCTAAAGGGCCCGGCCGCGGCGGCGCTCTACGGCCTGCGGGCCGCCAACGGCGCCGTTATCATCACCACCAAGAAAGGCAAATCGGGCGTGGTGACGGTGGACTACCGCACGCAGGTGTCGGTGGACGAGGTGAACCGCCTACCCAAGCTGCAGGGCGTGTACAAGCAGGGCGCCAACGGCATCTTCGACCCAAATACGCGCAGCTCGTGGGGGCCGCAGTTTGCGCCCGGCGAAACAGTGTACGACAACCTGGGCGACTTCTACAAAACGGCCTATAACTTCCAGAACTACCTGACCGTGACCGGCGGCACCGAAAAAGGGTCGTTCCTGCTTTCGGCCTCGCACCTCGATCAGACCGGCGTGGCCCGCAACTCGGAGTTCGACAAGAGCACGGTGCGCCTGTCGGGCACGCTGCAGGTGTCGCCGAAAATCCGGGCCCAGGGCTCGGCGCAGTACCTGAACTCGGGCGGACGGCGGCCGCTGCAGGGCCCCGGCCTGTTTGGCGGCTCGGGCGGCTACATGGTGAGCCTGCTGACCTGGCCCCGCAACGACGACGCCCGCAACTACCTCAACCCAGACGGCACGCGCCGCCGCCTGATTGGCGGCATCGGCAGCTCCGACGCCGACAACCCCTACTTCACTGTGGAGCGCAACCCCATCACGGACCGCACCAACCGCGTCATCGGCAACGCCCAGGTGACCTACGAGCCGGTGAAGTGGATAACCATCAACTACAACCTCGGCACCGACTACTACACCGAGCGGGTGCGTTCCATCCGGGCCATCGGCACCTCGCAGCCCAACAACCAGGACGGCGGCATTTCGGAAACCACTACCCAGAACCGCCTGCTCAACTCCAACCTGACGGCGGTTCTATCGCACTCGTTCAACGAGAATATCAGCGGCTCGCTGCTGCTGGGCAACTCCGTGGAGCAAGGCCTGCGCGAAACCACCGACATCATCGGGCTGGTGTTCCGCTCGCCCAACTTCAACTCCATCAACAATACCGTGAACCGCGGCGCCTTGACCACCAACTCGCTGCGGCGGCTGGTGGGCAACTTCGCCCGCGTCAACCTGGATTTGTTTAAGCAGGTGACCATGGAGGTGAGTGCGCGCTACGATATGTCGTCGACGCTGCCGCGGCCAAGCAAGGGCAAAAACTACGGGCAGGGCTTCCTGTACGGCTCGGCCACGCTGGGCTACGAGTTTTCGCGCACGCTGGGCCTCGACAACAGCTCAGTGCTGAACTACGGCAAGCTGCGGCTGGCCGTGGCCGAGGTAGGCAAAGACACCGGCCCCTACCGCGTGGAGTCGCCGCTGGCCCAGAGCACCTACATCGGGGGCGGCTTCCGCCAGGGCTTTTTCGGCTCGAATACGCAGCTCCGGCCCGAGCGCACCCGCTCCTATGAGGCTGGCCTGGACTTCCAGTTCCTGAAAGGCCGCCTGGGCCTGGATGCCGGCGTGTACTACTCTGAAACCCGCGACCAGCTGATTGCGCCCCGCGTCAGCCAGGCTTCCGGCTACATTCTGCAGTACATTAACGGCGGCACCGTAACCAATAAGGGCGTGGAAATTGCCCTGAACGGCCGGCCCGTGCAGACGGCTTCGGGCTTCACCTGGGACGTGCTGGCCAACTTCTTCCACAATGAGAACCGCGCTAAAAAGCTGCCGAGCTTCCTGACGGAGGTCAACCAGTCGGATTCGTGGGTAATTGACGTGGCCCGGGGAAGCGCCTTCCCCAACCGGCCCATCACGTCCATCGGCGTGCAGGACTACGCCCGCGTCACGGACCCCAACTCGCCGTATTTCGGGCAGGTGATTATCAGCCCTACCACCGGCTATCCGTCGGTGGTGGCGGGCACGTTTGTGTACGCCGGCGACCGGGCGCCGCAGTTCACCACCCAGCTCACCAACACGCTGGCCTACAAAGGCCTGTCGCTGACCTTTATGCTGGACTTCCGCAAGGGCGGCGACGTGGTGAACGGCAACGAGTGGATAGCCGTGCGCTCGGGCCTGAGCAATAAAACCCTGGACCGAAATCAGACGGCCGTTATCGAGGGCGTGGTGCGCGCCGCCGACGGGTCGTACTCGCCGAACACGCGCCCCGTGGAGCTGACGCAGGGTTACTTCATCAACCAGGTGGGCGGCACCGGCTGGGCTTTCGTGGAAGACGGCTCCTGGACCCGCCTGCGCTACGCCACGCTGGCCTACCGCCTGCCAGCCACGCTGCTGGGCAAGAGCTTCGTGAAAGGCGTGGAACTGAGCGTAACGGGCCGCAACCTGCTGCTGTTCACCAACTACTCCGGGGCCGACCCCGAAACGGCCGCGGCCGGCGCCGGGGTGCGCGGCGGTGGCTCGGGGGGCTTTGACTACGGCAGCACGCCCGCTACCCGCGGCGTCGACATGGCGTTGCGCGTGAATTTTTAA
- a CDS encoding SusD/RagB family nutrient-binding outer membrane lipoprotein: protein MKKYLLLLGLLVGGGALSSCESFLDVNTDPNNPISSTPNFLLPGGISQAFQQQMFTSLVTPYITQQIVRRAPASSTDQYYFATGNGNNTFNYFYFYVSGNLRAAITAAEAEGSPAYVGAAKITQAMSLAHLTDMMGDVPFTEAFQGAANFSPKYDPQEQIYATIFRLLDEGEQEMLKPASANVRPLYVTVPSPSGDILYRGDATKWVKLAYALRARQLQHLTKKSTYSAQAVLAAVDKAFTSSADDAQLQMEVPVPPITGSTSIFGTARANFAGATFSVNLLRYLNGSAANATYPGVTDPRFAVMATPVSVGTNPGVSGGTPIAQTQNASDFYSGWYARDLGYHEIITYHELKFIEAEAAFLAGDRARALRAYRQGIEAHIRKIGGGGTFASQGLTVTFPILTQQQIDGYLNSAAVAQNEAQLDLKRIMEQKYIALFLNPEAWSDMRRYDFRSDIYVNLAFPNGVNPIFNPIPTDPAQRRFPRRLLPALTETQYNPQNVQAIGGLDPDYATRPVWWDQR, encoded by the coding sequence ATGAAAAAATATCTTCTCCTTCTGGGTCTGCTGGTTGGTGGCGGGGCGCTGAGCTCGTGCGAGAGTTTCCTCGACGTGAACACCGACCCCAACAACCCCATCAGCTCGACACCCAACTTCCTGCTGCCCGGCGGCATTTCCCAGGCCTTCCAGCAGCAGATGTTCACCTCGCTGGTGACGCCCTACATCACGCAGCAGATTGTGCGCCGGGCCCCGGCCTCCAGCACCGACCAGTACTACTTTGCCACCGGCAACGGCAACAACACCTTCAACTACTTCTACTTCTACGTGTCGGGCAACCTGCGCGCCGCCATTACGGCGGCCGAAGCGGAAGGCTCGCCGGCTTACGTGGGCGCGGCCAAAATCACGCAGGCTATGTCGCTGGCGCACCTCACCGACATGATGGGCGACGTGCCGTTCACGGAGGCCTTCCAGGGGGCGGCCAACTTCTCGCCCAAGTACGACCCGCAGGAGCAGATTTACGCCACCATTTTCCGGCTGCTGGACGAGGGCGAGCAGGAAATGCTGAAGCCGGCCTCGGCCAACGTGCGCCCGCTCTACGTGACCGTGCCCAGCCCCAGCGGCGACATCCTGTACCGCGGCGACGCCACCAAGTGGGTGAAGCTGGCCTACGCCCTGCGGGCTCGCCAGCTTCAGCACCTCACCAAAAAAAGCACCTACAGCGCCCAGGCCGTGCTGGCCGCCGTCGATAAGGCCTTCACGTCCTCGGCCGACGACGCGCAGCTGCAGATGGAAGTGCCCGTGCCCCCGATTACGGGCAGCACCAGCATCTTCGGCACGGCCCGCGCCAACTTTGCCGGCGCTACCTTCTCGGTGAACCTGCTGCGCTACCTCAACGGCAGCGCCGCCAACGCCACCTACCCAGGCGTGACGGACCCGCGCTTTGCCGTGATGGCCACGCCCGTGAGCGTGGGCACCAATCCCGGCGTGTCGGGCGGCACGCCCATTGCCCAGACGCAGAACGCCTCCGACTTCTACTCCGGCTGGTATGCCCGCGACCTAGGCTACCACGAAATCATTACCTACCACGAGCTGAAGTTCATTGAGGCCGAAGCGGCCTTTTTGGCCGGCGACCGGGCCCGCGCGCTGCGCGCCTACCGGCAGGGCATCGAGGCCCACATCCGCAAGATTGGGGGCGGCGGCACGTTTGCCTCGCAGGGCCTCACGGTTACGTTCCCCATCCTCACTCAGCAGCAGATTGACGGCTACCTCAACAGCGCCGCCGTGGCCCAGAACGAAGCCCAGCTGGACCTGAAGCGCATCATGGAGCAGAAATACATTGCCCTGTTCCTGAACCCGGAGGCGTGGTCGGATATGCGGCGCTATGATTTCCGCTCCGATATCTACGTGAACCTGGCTTTCCCGAACGGGGTGAACCCCATCTTCAACCCGATTCCCACTGACCCCGCTCAGCGCCGGTTCCCGCGCCGCCTGCTGCCGGCCCTCACCGAAACCCAGTACAACCCGCAGAATGTGCAGGCCATCGGTGGCCTCGACCCCGACTACGCCACCCGCCCCGTGTGGTGGGACCAGCGGTA
- a CDS encoding SusC/RagA family TonB-linked outer membrane protein yields the protein MQNSYSFARLARSLGGPLLSVLVAVPALAQDGTRQPYTLQGRVTDERGQGLPGTTVLLGGTTLGTATNTDGNYTLPVQVAPGTYTLTFSTIGYRTQNRTVTVGSSASVTTDVSLAESSQNLDDVVVIGSTISVNKRELGNAISTVTARDLVQSGTGGALNALQGKLPGAQIVQNSGDPSGSMSVRLRGIHSLRGSSDPLYVIDGVIVSNNSTNVSQLAAGPDIGSANAGQNRLADLNPNDIASINVINGAAAAAQYGSRASNGVVLITTKRGVAGAARVSVYTSFNINELRKSLPVNTYGKQFGFAGLRLYTIGAPTPQQLAANPGTTTTGITRAGATTQLATNLVDVPRYDYFNDIFRTGYGTDNGVSVAGGAERTQYLVSAGYLKNQGIIDGTDFTRYNLRARVEQRFASWARASAGIAYNNSFSNEKANGNVFYSPINSINITNNIYDINQRDVNGNLQAVEPTRVNPLSTIEDMKFTQRINRTISDLQVNLTPFAGFSLDYILGVDTYSQAGQNYIRPYPYQATAGLPLARYPLGFAANANNNVLQLNSDVNLGYERQFTENLKLTVLAGYSYQYLRSELVRTQGQNQTPFISTVSGSGSTTVASAYGLDQFDLSGIFGQATVGFRNLAFLTAAIRRDRSSKFSPSETNQYYPKVSGSLVLSDLGFWKNAGYATAFNSLKLRASYGEAGNLNGIDSYDRFYQFTPVAFQGRATFLPNARLANPRVRPERVAELEVGADLGFLNDRLGLGVTVYDQKTTDLVVDRTIAPSRGGSSIVENVARLNNKGVEVQLSVSPVKTTDFSWDFTAIYSRNRNKIVDLVGSSAILIDNVTGAPVYLLNGQPAGVFYGSAYARNADGSLLLTPQGFPQDERTTGQSTGAVGFTPARNSDGQPSYAQGTSIANVIIGDPNPDWTGSFSTNFTYKRLGLRVLLDAVQGVDVFNADYRTRQGVGLGDLAEKELRGELPRGYIFSVYNTQEFRVDDGSYVKLRETALTYTLPTVGKFISNLSVSVVGRNLYSWDDYKGFDPETSAGGSSDLLRAIDFGNVPIPRTYQLRLAGTF from the coding sequence ATGCAAAACTCCTACTCTTTTGCCCGGCTGGCCCGCTCGCTGGGCGGGCCGCTGCTGAGCGTGCTGGTCGCCGTGCCGGCGCTGGCCCAGGATGGCACCCGGCAGCCCTACACCCTGCAGGGCCGCGTCACGGATGAGCGGGGGCAGGGCCTGCCCGGCACCACGGTGCTGCTCGGGGGCACCACCCTCGGCACCGCCACCAACACCGATGGCAACTACACGCTGCCCGTGCAGGTGGCGCCCGGCACTTATACGCTCACGTTTTCCACCATCGGCTACCGCACCCAGAACCGCACCGTCACGGTGGGCAGCAGCGCCAGCGTCACCACCGATGTGTCGCTGGCCGAGTCCAGCCAGAACCTTGATGACGTGGTGGTGATTGGCTCCACCATCAGCGTAAATAAGCGCGAGCTGGGCAACGCCATCAGCACCGTAACGGCCCGCGACTTGGTGCAGAGCGGCACCGGCGGCGCGCTCAACGCCTTGCAGGGCAAGCTGCCCGGCGCCCAGATCGTGCAGAACTCCGGCGACCCTTCCGGCTCTATGTCGGTGCGGCTGCGCGGGATTCACTCGCTGCGGGGCTCCTCCGATCCGCTGTACGTGATTGACGGCGTGATTGTGAGCAACAACAGCACCAACGTGTCGCAGCTGGCGGCGGGACCGGATATCGGGTCGGCCAACGCCGGACAGAACCGCCTGGCCGACCTCAACCCCAACGACATTGCCAGCATCAACGTGATAAACGGGGCGGCGGCGGCGGCGCAGTACGGCTCCAGGGCTTCCAACGGCGTGGTGCTCATCACCACCAAGCGCGGCGTGGCGGGCGCGGCGCGGGTGTCGGTGTACACCAGCTTCAACATCAACGAGCTGCGTAAATCATTGCCGGTGAACACCTACGGCAAGCAGTTTGGGTTTGCGGGGCTGCGGCTCTACACCATCGGGGCGCCCACGCCCCAGCAGCTGGCCGCCAACCCCGGCACCACCACCACCGGCATCACGCGGGCCGGCGCCACCACCCAGTTGGCCACCAACCTCGTGGACGTGCCGCGCTACGACTACTTCAACGACATCTTCCGGACCGGCTACGGCACCGACAACGGCGTGTCGGTGGCGGGCGGGGCCGAGCGGACACAGTACCTGGTGTCGGCGGGCTACCTGAAAAACCAGGGCATTATTGATGGTACCGACTTCACGCGCTACAACCTGCGGGCCCGGGTAGAGCAGCGCTTCGCCAGCTGGGCGCGGGCTTCGGCGGGCATTGCCTACAACAACAGCTTCTCCAACGAGAAAGCCAACGGCAACGTGTTCTACAGCCCCATCAACTCCATCAACATCACCAACAACATCTACGACATCAACCAGCGCGACGTCAACGGCAACCTGCAGGCCGTGGAGCCCACCCGCGTCAACCCGCTGTCCACCATCGAGGACATGAAGTTCACGCAGCGCATCAACCGCACCATCAGCGACCTGCAGGTGAACCTGACGCCGTTTGCAGGCTTCTCGCTCGACTACATTCTGGGCGTGGACACCTACTCGCAGGCGGGGCAGAATTACATCCGGCCCTACCCGTACCAGGCCACGGCCGGGCTGCCCCTGGCCCGCTATCCGCTGGGCTTCGCGGCCAACGCCAACAACAACGTGCTGCAGCTGAACTCCGACGTGAACCTGGGCTACGAGCGGCAGTTCACCGAAAACCTCAAGCTGACAGTGCTGGCCGGCTACAGCTACCAGTATCTGCGCAGCGAGCTGGTGCGCACTCAGGGCCAGAACCAGACGCCGTTCATCTCCACGGTCAGCGGCTCGGGCAGCACCACGGTGGCTTCCGCCTACGGGCTGGACCAGTTTGATCTGAGCGGAATTTTCGGGCAGGCCACGGTCGGGTTCCGCAACCTGGCCTTCCTGACGGCCGCCATCCGGCGCGACCGGTCGTCGAAGTTCTCGCCTTCCGAAACCAACCAGTACTACCCCAAAGTGAGCGGCTCGCTGGTGCTGTCGGATCTGGGCTTCTGGAAAAATGCCGGCTACGCCACGGCCTTCAACTCGCTGAAGCTGCGCGCCAGCTATGGCGAGGCCGGCAACCTGAACGGCATCGACAGCTACGACCGGTTCTACCAGTTTACGCCGGTGGCGTTTCAGGGCCGGGCCACGTTTCTGCCCAACGCCCGCCTGGCCAACCCGCGGGTGCGGCCCGAGCGCGTGGCCGAGCTGGAAGTGGGCGCCGACCTGGGCTTCCTGAACGACCGGCTGGGCCTGGGCGTGACGGTGTACGACCAGAAAACCACCGACCTGGTAGTGGACCGCACGATTGCGCCCTCGCGTGGGGGCTCGTCCATTGTGGAGAACGTGGCCCGGCTCAATAACAAGGGCGTGGAAGTGCAGCTGAGCGTGTCGCCGGTGAAAACCACCGATTTCAGCTGGGACTTTACGGCCATCTACAGCCGCAACCGCAACAAGATTGTAGACCTGGTGGGCTCGTCGGCCATCCTGATTGACAACGTGACGGGGGCGCCGGTGTATCTGCTGAACGGGCAGCCGGCGGGCGTGTTCTACGGCTCGGCCTACGCCCGCAACGCCGACGGCTCGCTGCTGCTCACGCCCCAGGGTTTCCCGCAAGATGAGCGCACCACCGGCCAGAGCACCGGCGCGGTAGGCTTCACGCCGGCCCGCAACTCCGACGGCCAGCCCAGCTACGCCCAAGGTACCAGCATTGCCAACGTGATTATCGGCGACCCCAACCCCGACTGGACCGGCTCGTTCAGCACCAACTTCACCTACAAGCGGCTGGGCTTGCGCGTACTGCTCGATGCCGTGCAGGGCGTGGACGTGTTCAACGCCGACTACCGCACCCGGCAGGGCGTGGGCCTCGGCGACCTGGCCGAGAAAGAGCTGCGCGGCGAGCTGCCCCGCGGCTACATCTTCAGCGTCTACAACACTCAGGAGTTTCGGGTAGATGACGGCTCCTACGTGAAGCTGCGCGAAACGGCCCTGACCTACACGCTGCCCACCGTCGGCAAGTTCATCAGCAACCTGAGCGTGTCGGTGGTAGGCCGCAACCTCTATTCCTGGGACGACTACAAGGGCTTCGACCCCGAAACCAGCGCCGGCGGCTCGTCGGATCTGCTGCGGGCCATCGACTTCGGCAACGTGCCGATTCCGCGCACCTACCAGCTGCGGCTGGCCGGCACGTTCTAG